Proteins encoded within one genomic window of Brenneria nigrifluens DSM 30175 = ATCC 13028:
- a CDS encoding ABC transporter substrate-binding protein codes for MKFTQLIAVSLFSTVLFQSAHAESNTAAAKDVGTVIVGSADFPESQLLATIYAAALTANNIKVEKKLNIGSREVYLPALLDGSLHLLPEYSGATLSYLDHATQAHSSAEVEKALAAALPPGIRMLETSSAQNSDVLAVTEKTARLYNLKTIDDLAPIAGQLVLGGPAEWKSRREGVKGLQDVYGLTFKSFKVLDVAGPLTLSALMNNQIQVADLTSTTPELKKNHLVALSDPRNLFLAQNIVPLIAEDKLNGTIETVLNKVSARLTTEDLIAMNEKLGNFASIDDVADEWLVQHGIKQ; via the coding sequence ATGAAATTCACTCAACTGATTGCCGTCTCGCTGTTTTCCACCGTGCTGTTTCAGTCCGCGCACGCCGAATCCAATACCGCCGCCGCCAAGGATGTCGGCACCGTGATCGTCGGCTCGGCCGATTTCCCGGAAAGCCAACTGCTGGCGACCATTTATGCCGCGGCGCTTACGGCAAATAACATCAAAGTGGAGAAGAAATTAAATATCGGCAGTCGCGAGGTTTACCTGCCGGCGCTGCTGGATGGTTCGCTTCACCTGCTTCCGGAGTACAGCGGCGCCACGCTGAGCTATCTGGATCACGCCACTCAGGCGCACAGTTCCGCAGAGGTGGAGAAAGCGCTGGCCGCCGCGCTGCCGCCGGGCATCAGAATGCTGGAAACCTCCTCCGCCCAGAACAGCGACGTGCTGGCCGTGACGGAGAAAACCGCCAGGCTGTACAATCTGAAAACCATTGACGATCTGGCGCCGATAGCCGGACAGCTGGTGCTGGGCGGCCCTGCCGAGTGGAAAAGCCGCCGTGAAGGGGTTAAGGGATTACAGGACGTGTACGGCCTGACCTTTAAATCCTTCAAGGTGCTGGACGTGGCCGGTCCGTTAACGTTGTCCGCCCTGATGAACAATCAGATTCAGGTGGCGGATCTGACCTCAACGACGCCGGAACTGAAGAAAAATCATCTGGTGGCGCTGTCCGATCCCCGCAACCTGTTTTTGGCGCAGAATATCGTGCCGCTGATCGCGGAAGATAAATTGAACGGCACCATCGAGACGGTGCTGAATAAGGTGTCGGCCCGGCTTACCACCGAAGATTTGATCGCCATGAATGAAAAGCTGGGCAATTTTGCAAGCATTGACGATGTGGCCGACGAATGGCTGGTTCAGCACGGTATTAAACAATAG
- the hutI gene encoding imidazolonepropionase, which yields MAVEFDCDSLWYGADVVTMRDGRYNLIEDGAIAVKNDRIVWVGPRKAALAARAGRRIDFGGGIVTPGLIDCHTHLVFGGDRSAEFEQRLNGASYAQIAAGGGGILSTVRATRAASAEELAQSARRRIACLLAEGVTTLEIKSGYGLDEESELRMLQVIRTLARELPVEIHATCLAAHAVPPEYRDDPDGWIDVICQRLLPHVKAQGLADSVDAFCEYLAFSAAQVERVFACARQHALPVRLHAAQLSFSEGCQLAARFQALSADHLEYATERDAQAMAAQGTVAVLLPGAFYLLRETQLPPIDAFRRHGVPMALASDANPGTSPALSLRLMLNMGCTLFGMTPEEALAGVTLHAAGALGLTATHGSLEAGKVANFVHWPLSRPAELTYWLGGQLPCQVIYHGEMR from the coding sequence ATGGCGGTTGAATTTGACTGTGACAGCCTGTGGTATGGCGCGGATGTCGTCACCATGCGCGACGGGCGCTATAACCTGATTGAAGACGGAGCGATTGCGGTAAAAAACGACCGCATCGTCTGGGTTGGCCCGCGGAAAGCGGCGCTGGCGGCGCGCGCCGGGCGGCGAATCGATTTTGGCGGCGGCATCGTCACCCCCGGTCTGATCGATTGCCACACGCATCTGGTGTTTGGCGGCGATCGCAGCGCGGAGTTTGAACAACGGCTCAATGGCGCCAGCTATGCGCAGATTGCGGCGGGCGGCGGCGGTATTTTGTCCACGGTACGCGCGACGCGCGCCGCCAGCGCCGAAGAACTGGCGCAGAGCGCGCGGCGGCGTATCGCCTGCCTGCTGGCGGAGGGGGTGACGACGCTGGAGATCAAATCCGGCTATGGTCTGGATGAAGAGAGCGAACTGCGTATGTTGCAGGTGATCCGCACGCTGGCGCGCGAGTTGCCGGTGGAGATTCACGCCACCTGTCTGGCGGCGCATGCCGTACCGCCGGAATACCGCGACGATCCCGATGGCTGGATAGACGTCATCTGCCAACGGCTGCTGCCGCATGTAAAAGCGCAGGGGCTGGCCGATTCGGTGGACGCCTTTTGCGAATATCTGGCTTTTTCCGCCGCGCAGGTCGAACGCGTATTCGCCTGCGCCCGGCAGCACGCGCTGCCGGTGCGGCTGCATGCGGCGCAGCTGTCGTTTTCGGAAGGATGCCAGCTCGCCGCCCGCTTCCAGGCGCTATCGGCCGACCATCTGGAGTACGCCACCGAGCGTGATGCGCAGGCGATGGCCGCTCAGGGCACCGTGGCGGTGCTGCTGCCCGGCGCATTCTATCTGCTGCGGGAAACGCAGCTGCCGCCGATTGACGCCTTTCGCCGTCACGGCGTTCCCATGGCGCTGGCCAGCGACGCCAATCCCGGCACCTCGCCCGCGCTCTCCTTACGGCTGATGCTCAATATGGGCTGCACGCTCTTCGGCATGACGCCGGAAGAGGCGCTGGCCGGGGTGACGCTGCACGCCGCCGGCGCGTTGGGCCTGACGGCAACGCACGGTTCGCTGGAAGCGGGAAAAGTGGCGAATTTCGTGCATTGGCCGCTGTCCCGTCCGGCGGAGCTGACCTATTGGCTGGGAGGGCAGTTGCCTTGCCAGGTTATCTATCATGGAGAAATGCGATGA
- the hutU gene encoding urocanate hydratase — MSESVSQAVAREIRAPRGNTLHCANWLIEAAYRMIQNNLDPDVAERPEDLVVYGGIGKAARNHACFEQILRSLRALQPEETLLVQSGKPVAVFRTHADAPRVLIANSNLVPHWANWDHFHELDKAGLMMYGQMTAGSWIYIGAQGIVQGTYETFVEAGRQHYHNDLSGKWILTAGLGGMGGAQPLAGVLAGASVLAVECQESRIDFRLRTRYLDYKAYSLDEALAIIERAGREKRAISVGLLGNAAEILPELVKRAGNGGIKPDIVTDQTSAHDPINGYLPAGWSVERWEQERKANPKTVEKAARASMAVHVQAMLDFCHMGIPTVDYGNNIRQVALEEGVENAFDFPGFVPAYIRPLFCEGKGPFRWVALSGDPEDIYKTDAKLKELFPDNKNLIRWLDMARERIAFQGLPSRICWLGLGERHLAGLAFNEMVRNGELKAPIVIGRDHLDCGSVASPNRETESMRDGSDAVSDWPLLNALLSTAGGATWVSLHHGGGVGMGFSQHAGMVIVCDGSPEADVRLARVLWNDPATGVMRHADAGYDLAIDTAKKYRLTLPMVK, encoded by the coding sequence ATGAGTGAATCAGTAAGTCAGGCCGTAGCACGTGAAATCCGCGCGCCCAGAGGCAATACGCTTCATTGCGCCAACTGGTTGATTGAGGCCGCCTACCGCATGATCCAGAATAACCTGGATCCCGACGTCGCCGAACGCCCGGAAGATCTCGTCGTCTACGGCGGCATTGGTAAAGCCGCCCGCAACCACGCCTGTTTTGAACAGATCCTGCGCTCGCTGCGGGCGCTGCAGCCGGAAGAGACGCTGCTGGTGCAATCCGGCAAGCCGGTCGCCGTATTCCGTACCCACGCCGACGCGCCGCGCGTGCTGATCGCCAACTCCAATCTGGTGCCGCACTGGGCGAACTGGGATCATTTCCATGAGCTGGATAAGGCCGGCCTGATGATGTACGGCCAGATGACCGCCGGCTCGTGGATCTACATCGGCGCGCAGGGCATCGTTCAGGGCACCTATGAAACATTCGTCGAAGCCGGACGCCAGCATTACCACAACGACCTGAGCGGTAAATGGATCCTGACCGCCGGATTAGGCGGCATGGGCGGCGCGCAGCCGCTGGCCGGCGTGCTGGCGGGCGCCTCCGTGCTGGCGGTGGAGTGCCAGGAGTCACGTATCGACTTCCGCCTGCGCACCCGTTACCTTGACTATAAAGCCTATAGCCTGGACGAAGCGCTGGCGATAATCGAACGGGCCGGGCGGGAAAAACGGGCGATTTCCGTCGGCCTGCTGGGCAACGCGGCGGAGATCCTGCCTGAGCTGGTCAAGCGCGCCGGAAATGGCGGCATCAAGCCGGACATCGTGACCGATCAAACCTCCGCCCACGATCCGATCAACGGCTACCTGCCGGCGGGCTGGAGCGTGGAACGCTGGGAACAGGAACGCAAGGCCAATCCGAAAACGGTGGAAAAAGCCGCCCGCGCGTCAATGGCGGTGCACGTGCAGGCAATGCTCGACTTCTGCCATATGGGCATCCCCACCGTGGATTACGGCAACAATATCCGTCAGGTGGCGTTGGAGGAAGGCGTGGAGAACGCGTTTGATTTCCCCGGCTTTGTGCCCGCCTATATCCGCCCGCTGTTCTGCGAAGGCAAAGGCCCATTCCGCTGGGTGGCGCTGTCCGGCGATCCCGAGGATATCTACAAAACGGACGCCAAGCTGAAGGAGCTGTTCCCGGACAATAAAAACCTGATCCGCTGGCTGGATATGGCGCGGGAGCGCATCGCCTTCCAGGGACTGCCGTCGCGCATCTGCTGGCTGGGTCTGGGCGAGCGCCATCTTGCCGGCCTGGCGTTTAATGAAATGGTGCGCAACGGCGAGCTGAAAGCGCCGATCGTCATCGGCCGCGACCACCTTGACTGCGGATCGGTGGCCTCCCCCAACCGCGAAACGGAATCGATGCGCGATGGTTCCGATGCGGTATCCGACTGGCCGCTGCTGAACGCGCTGCTCAGCACCGCCGGCGGCGCCACCTGGGTCAGCCTGCACCACGGCGGCGGCGTCGGCATGGGATTCTCGCAGCACGCCGGCATGGTGATTGTCTGCGACGGCAGCCCGGAAGCCGACGTCCGTTTAGCGCGCGTGCTGTGGAACGACCCGGCGACCGGGGTGATGCGCCACGCGGACGCCGGTTACGATCTGGCGATCGACACCGCCAAAAAATATCGGCTCACTCTGCCGATGGTGAAATAG
- the hutG gene encoding N-formylglutamate deformylase, whose amino-acid sequence MTPFDFSAGTLPLLVSIPHAGTALTPEVDAGLSEAARPLSDTDWHIPLLYDFARSMGASVLVGNYSRLVVDLNRPADDRPLYSTATTGLFPDTLFDGTPAFRDGMTPTAQQRQGYLEHIWQPYHQQLQRELARLKRQFGYVLLFDAHSIASTIPRLFAGRLPDLNLGTNDGKSCGEAIAQALSARCQAQSYFSWVLNGRFKGGYITRAYGRPAERQHAVQLELAQCNYMDEHPPFRWQEQKAATLRPLLQSLVETLLQQGRGA is encoded by the coding sequence ATGACACCTTTTGATTTTAGCGCCGGCACCTTGCCGCTGCTGGTCAGTATTCCTCACGCCGGCACCGCGTTGACGCCGGAAGTGGACGCGGGGCTGAGCGAGGCGGCGCGTCCGTTGTCGGATACCGACTGGCATATTCCCCTGCTGTATGATTTTGCGCGTTCAATGGGCGCCAGCGTGCTGGTCGGCAACTATTCGCGTTTGGTGGTCGATCTCAACCGGCCGGCCGACGATCGGCCGCTTTATAGCACGGCGACAACCGGCCTGTTCCCGGATACGCTGTTTGATGGCACGCCCGCGTTCAGGGACGGCATGACGCCGACGGCGCAACAGCGGCAGGGCTATCTTGAGCATATCTGGCAACCTTATCATCAACAGCTACAGCGGGAGCTGGCGCGGTTGAAGCGGCAGTTTGGCTACGTGCTGCTGTTTGACGCCCATTCGATCGCCTCGACGATCCCGCGTCTGTTTGCGGGGCGTCTGCCTGACCTGAACCTGGGCACCAATGATGGAAAAAGTTGCGGCGAGGCGATCGCTCAGGCGCTGAGCGCGCGCTGTCAGGCGCAATCGTATTTCAGCTGGGTTCTCAACGGTCGTTTTAAAGGCGGATATATTACCCGCGCTTACGGCCGGCCGGCGGAGCGACAGCATGCGGTGCAGTTGGAGTTGGCGCAGTGTAATTATATGGATGAGCATCCGCCTTTCCGCTGGCAGGAGCAGAAAGCGGCAACGCTGCGGCCGCTGCTGCAATCGTTAGTGGAGACGCTGTTGCAGCAAGGGCGGGGCGCCTGA
- a CDS encoding formimidoylglutamate deiminase, with protein MTSYFAPHALLAEGWKSSVRIDVNAQGEIAAVTANSRADDAIRLAGAVIPGMANLHSHAFQRAMAGLTEVAGNPQDSFWTWRELMYRMVQRLTPEQVGDIATRLYIDMLKGGYTQVAEFHYLHHDERGRPYADDAMLPRLIHAAEQAGIGQTLLPVLYSYSGFGAQPPQAGQRRFIQDTDRYLRQQAHLRRLLADKPLHNQGICFHSLRAVTGEQMHDVLSSLGERLPVHIHIAEQEKEVDDCLAWSGERPVNWLLDRFEVDDRWCLVHATHLDDAEIRRLAASGSVAGLCPTTEANLGDGIFPATEYIALGGRWGIGSDSHVSLDVVEELRWLEYGQRLRDRRRNRIVTDGETSVGDLLYRQAAQGGAQACRINAGRLAPGCRADWLVLEDDAFLALDDDRQRMNRWLFGGHRGQIRDVWVAGRQVIRQGRHARQEESDARFRAVMQALL; from the coding sequence ATGACGAGTTATTTCGCGCCGCATGCGCTGCTGGCGGAAGGCTGGAAGTCGTCCGTACGCATTGATGTCAACGCGCAGGGGGAGATCGCCGCCGTCACCGCCAATAGTCGGGCGGACGACGCAATCCGCCTCGCCGGGGCGGTGATCCCGGGTATGGCCAACCTGCATTCGCATGCCTTTCAGCGCGCCATGGCGGGACTGACGGAAGTGGCGGGAAATCCGCAGGACAGTTTCTGGACGTGGCGAGAACTGATGTATCGCATGGTGCAGCGGTTAACGCCGGAGCAGGTCGGAGACATCGCCACCCGGTTGTATATCGATATGCTGAAAGGCGGCTACACGCAGGTGGCGGAATTCCACTATCTGCATCACGATGAACGGGGTCGCCCCTACGCCGACGACGCCATGCTGCCGCGGTTGATTCACGCCGCCGAACAGGCGGGCATCGGCCAGACGCTGCTGCCGGTGCTTTATAGCTATTCCGGTTTTGGCGCGCAGCCGCCGCAGGCCGGACAGCGGCGCTTTATTCAGGATACCGACCGCTACCTGCGCCAGCAGGCGCATTTACGCCGCCTGCTGGCCGATAAGCCCTTGCACAATCAGGGGATCTGTTTCCATTCGCTGCGCGCCGTCACCGGCGAACAGATGCACGACGTGCTCTCCTCCCTCGGCGAACGGCTTCCGGTGCATATTCATATCGCCGAGCAGGAGAAAGAGGTCGATGACTGCCTGGCCTGGAGCGGAGAACGGCCGGTGAACTGGCTATTGGATCGCTTTGAGGTCGACGATCGCTGGTGTCTGGTGCACGCCACGCACCTTGATGACGCGGAAATCCGCCGTCTGGCCGCCAGCGGTTCGGTGGCCGGGCTGTGTCCGACCACCGAAGCCAATCTGGGCGACGGGATCTTTCCGGCAACGGAATATATCGCGCTGGGCGGACGCTGGGGCATCGGTTCCGACAGCCACGTCTCGCTGGACGTGGTGGAGGAATTACGTTGGCTGGAATACGGCCAGCGCCTGCGCGACCGACGCCGCAACCGTATCGTAACGGACGGCGAAACCTCGGTGGGCGATCTGCTATACCGGCAGGCGGCGCAGGGCGGGGCGCAGGCCTGCCGGATCAACGCCGGCAGGCTGGCGCCGGGCTGCCGCGCCGACTGGCTGGTGCTGGAGGACGACGCTTTTCTGGCGCTGGACGACGACCGGCAGCGCATGAATCGCTGGCTGTTTGGCGGCCACCGCGGCCAGATCCGCGATGTGTGGGTCGCCGGCCGGCAGGTTATTCGTCAGGGACGGCATGCCCGACAGGAAGAAAGCGACGCCCGTTTCCGTGCCGTTATGCAGGCCCTGTTATGA
- a CDS encoding HAL/PAL/TAL family ammonia-lyase, translating into MNTTRDERRAGDQDSVALGRAASSPADIVGIADGARVELEATALEGMLTVNRRIHQAIAQGRVIYGLTTGVGDLVTQRLSADDIADVQLNMLRSHACGVGAPLAEREVRAMMAVMLKSLLQGYSGVSPALAALMAEMLNKGVTPWSPAKGSVGYLIATAHIGLAVFGIGKCWYQGALLPAKEALERAGIELRTPGPREGHALVSGTYEITALGCLAVETFQALLPVADAAGAMSLEALKGNTRGYDARLHALRPFHGQQETARILRSLLTDSEILHKYRDFRVQDALSLRCIPQIHGAVRDQLAHCRQMVTTELNSVTDNPVFLLEQDELVVLPGGNGHGAPLALSLDALAIAVAQLSTASQARSDRLTNSHLSGLPAFLIAQGGANSGMMIPPYVAAALAGDNRALAAPASVHTVSTCAGQEDHVSMGVSAARKALEGIENAVDILAIELLCATQALEFHRPLRASRGSETVLAAVRRQVPFRQQDREMAPDMRAVRDLISGGELLRRLTPIVYPVADKDA; encoded by the coding sequence ATGAACACAACACGGGATGAACGGCGCGCGGGCGATCAGGATAGCGTGGCGCTGGGCAGGGCGGCCTCATCGCCGGCGGATATCGTCGGCATCGCCGATGGGGCGCGAGTAGAACTGGAAGCGACGGCTCTTGAGGGAATGCTGACGGTAAACCGGCGCATCCATCAGGCTATCGCCCAGGGGCGGGTTATTTACGGGCTGACCACCGGCGTCGGCGATCTGGTCACGCAGCGTTTGTCCGCGGACGACATCGCCGATGTTCAGCTGAATATGCTGCGAAGCCACGCCTGCGGCGTGGGCGCGCCTCTGGCGGAGCGCGAGGTGCGCGCCATGATGGCGGTGATGCTCAAGTCGCTGTTGCAGGGCTACAGCGGGGTCAGTCCGGCGCTGGCGGCGCTGATGGCCGAGATGCTGAACAAGGGGGTCACGCCCTGGTCGCCGGCCAAAGGGTCGGTCGGCTATTTGATCGCCACCGCGCATATCGGGCTGGCGGTCTTCGGCATCGGCAAATGCTGGTATCAAGGAGCGTTGCTGCCGGCGAAAGAGGCGCTCGAACGGGCGGGTATTGAACTGCGCACGCCCGGCCCGCGCGAAGGGCACGCGCTGGTCAGCGGCACTTATGAAATCACCGCGCTGGGTTGCCTGGCGGTGGAAACGTTTCAGGCGCTGCTGCCGGTGGCGGACGCCGCCGGCGCCATGAGTCTTGAGGCGCTGAAGGGCAATACCCGCGGTTATGACGCCCGCCTGCACGCGCTGCGGCCGTTTCACGGTCAGCAGGAGACCGCGCGTATTTTGCGCAGCCTGCTGACGGACAGCGAAATTCTGCATAAGTACCGCGACTTTCGGGTACAGGATGCCCTCAGCCTGCGCTGTATTCCGCAGATCCACGGCGCGGTGCGCGATCAGCTGGCCCATTGTCGACAGATGGTGACCACCGAACTGAATTCGGTAACCGATAATCCGGTGTTTTTGCTCGAACAGGATGAACTGGTGGTGCTGCCGGGCGGCAACGGTCATGGCGCGCCGCTGGCGCTAAGCCTGGATGCGCTGGCGATTGCCGTCGCGCAGCTCAGCACCGCGTCTCAGGCGCGCTCGGACCGGCTGACCAATAGCCATCTTAGCGGCCTGCCCGCTTTCCTGATTGCCCAGGGCGGGGCGAACTCCGGCATGATGATCCCGCCTTACGTCGCCGCGGCCTTGGCCGGCGATAACCGCGCTCTGGCGGCGCCGGCCAGCGTGCACACGGTGTCCACCTGCGCCGGCCAGGAGGATCACGTCAGCATGGGGGTGAGCGCGGCGCGCAAGGCGCTGGAGGGGATTGAAAACGCCGTCGATATCCTGGCCATCGAATTGCTGTGCGCCACCCAGGCGCTGGAGTTTCACCGTCCGCTGCGCGCGTCGCGCGGTAGTGAAACGGTGCTGGCGGCGGTGCGCCGTCAGGTGCCGTTCCGCCAGCAGGACCGCGAAATGGCGCCTGATATGCGGGCCGTTCGCGATCTGATTAGCGGCGGCGAGCTGTTGCGGCGTCTGACGCCGATCGTTTATCCCGTTGCAGATAAAGACGCTTAG
- a CDS encoding type II toxin-antitoxin system YhaV family toxin yields MQRHGWTLLFHNCVIEQLQKLHAAAQRAEQNDPTGFASNANVKLFRALSQLMLEVVPGDPARDEYRQGNTLGPDYRHWRRAKIGRRFRLFFRYDSKAKVIVYAWVNDEQTLRSSGRKSDPYAVFEKMLGRGNPPDDWSVLVTASRQDWNKLD; encoded by the coding sequence ATGCAGCGGCACGGTTGGACTTTGCTGTTCCATAACTGTGTGATCGAACAGTTGCAGAAACTGCACGCCGCCGCGCAGCGCGCGGAGCAGAATGACCCCACAGGATTCGCGTCCAATGCCAACGTAAAACTGTTCCGCGCCCTAAGCCAACTGATGCTTGAAGTTGTTCCGGGCGATCCGGCGCGCGACGAGTACCGTCAAGGCAATACCTTGGGGCCGGATTATCGTCATTGGCGGCGGGCCAAGATTGGGAGGCGGTTCCGGCTGTTCTTCCGCTACGACTCCAAGGCAAAGGTGATTGTCTACGCCTGGGTCAACGATGAGCAGACGCTACGATCGTCGGGCAGAAAATCCGATCCGTATGCGGTGTTTGAGAAGATGCTCGGGCGCGGAAATCCGCCGGACGACTGGAGTGTATTAGTGACTGCCAGCCGGCAGGATTGGAACAAACTCGACTAA
- a CDS encoding HutD/Ves family protein → MMHLYQLHDLPVSRWRNGGGETREIVRFPGGEDAFGWRASIATIAASGPFSSFPGADRVITLLQGDGVELEFAGKPPHALRVNRPLRFAGEESVYARLSGAPSLDFNIMTARDRFNADVCVTDGAQRAESGVAWIIAGQWRTAGKRLTAGQGVWWLSNGEAIVPQSSDALMLFTRITARHHVCPDAARSNG, encoded by the coding sequence ATGATGCATCTTTACCAACTGCACGACCTGCCGGTCAGCCGCTGGCGTAACGGCGGCGGCGAAACGCGGGAAATCGTCCGCTTTCCTGGCGGAGAAGATGCCTTCGGCTGGCGGGCCAGTATCGCCACCATCGCGGCCAGCGGCCCCTTCTCATCTTTTCCCGGCGCCGACAGGGTGATCACCCTGTTGCAGGGCGACGGCGTCGAACTGGAGTTTGCCGGCAAGCCGCCTCACGCTCTGCGGGTGAACCGGCCTTTGCGCTTTGCCGGCGAAGAGTCCGTTTATGCCCGGCTATCCGGCGCGCCCAGTCTGGACTTTAACATCATGACCGCACGCGATCGTTTCAATGCCGACGTCTGCGTCACCGATGGGGCGCAACGGGCGGAAAGCGGCGTGGCCTGGATCATCGCCGGCCAATGGCGCACCGCCGGGAAACGGTTGACCGCAGGACAAGGCGTCTGGTGGCTGAGCAACGGCGAGGCGATCGTCCCGCAATCCAGCGACGCGCTGATGTTGTTTACCCGCATCACCGCCCGGCATCACGTTTGCCCCGACGCTGCGCGCTCAAACGGATAA
- the ahpC gene encoding alkyl hydroperoxide reductase subunit C: MSVINTKVKPFKNTAFKDGEFIEVTEKDIEGKWSVFFFYPADFTFVCPTELGDVADYYDEFQQLGVEIYSVSTDTHFTHKAWHSTSETIGKIKYTMIGDPTGQLTRNFENLREAEGLADRGTFIVDPQGIIQAVEITAEGIGRDASDLLRKVKAAQYVASHPGEVCPAKWKEGEATLAPSLDLVGKI; encoded by the coding sequence ATGTCAGTAATTAATACCAAAGTTAAACCATTCAAAAACACGGCCTTCAAAGATGGTGAATTCATCGAAGTGACTGAGAAAGATATCGAAGGCAAATGGAGCGTGTTCTTCTTCTATCCGGCTGACTTTACTTTCGTCTGCCCGACCGAACTGGGCGACGTTGCCGATTACTACGATGAATTCCAGCAGCTCGGCGTTGAAATCTACTCTGTGTCCACCGATACCCATTTTACGCACAAAGCCTGGCACAGCACCTCTGAAACCATCGGCAAAATCAAATACACCATGATCGGCGACCCGACCGGGCAACTGACCCGCAACTTTGAAAACCTGCGTGAAGCGGAAGGTCTGGCCGATCGCGGTACCTTTATCGTCGACCCGCAGGGCATCATTCAGGCGGTGGAAATCACTGCTGAAGGTATCGGTCGTGATGCTTCCGACCTGCTGCGTAAAGTGAAAGCCGCTCAGTATGTGGCGTCCCACCCGGGTGAAGTCTGCCCCGCCAAATGGAAAGAGGGTGAAGCGACGCTGGCGCCGTCTCTGGATCTGGTCGGTAAAATCTAA
- a CDS encoding type II toxin-antitoxin system PrlF family antitoxin, which produces MPIIHELATITSKGQITLPKPIRQALGVDAGGKVAFDLQEDGHIVVSRVDAEHEDPAIGAFLSLLARDIEAGRHVRGLPEDLARSMLANVGHGARMDEDIDGEVAL; this is translated from the coding sequence ATGCCTATCATTCACGAACTTGCCACGATCACGTCAAAGGGCCAGATCACGCTGCCCAAACCGATCCGCCAGGCGCTGGGTGTCGATGCCGGCGGCAAGGTGGCGTTTGATCTGCAGGAAGATGGGCACATCGTCGTCAGCCGCGTAGATGCTGAGCACGAGGATCCTGCTATCGGCGCGTTTTTGAGCCTGCTGGCTCGCGACATCGAAGCTGGCCGGCATGTGCGCGGGTTGCCGGAGGATCTGGCTCGCTCGATGCTGGCGAATGTCGGACATGGCGCGAGGATGGATGAGGATATTGACGGTGAAGTGGCGCTCTGA
- the hutC gene encoding histidine utilization repressor: MTQNKTLAEMIAGANDRPAPLYQQIKQVIISQIDNGHWQPRQRVPSESELVNELNVSRMTINRALRELTHEGYLMRLQGVGTFVAERKAFTPMLEVHNISDEIKSRGHRHTSQVLFLRQEPSSESDALKFELTVGAPLYHSRIVHFEDGIPVQLEDRLVNPQIAPEYLQQDFTQNTPFVYLSQVAPLTAAEHTVEAVSGSPEEQKLLHIAAHEPCLQIQRRTWHRDSVVTCARLLYPGARYKMFGRFQQNG, from the coding sequence ATGACCCAAAATAAAACATTAGCGGAGATGATAGCCGGCGCCAACGACCGGCCCGCCCCGCTCTATCAGCAGATTAAGCAAGTTATCATTAGCCAGATCGATAACGGCCACTGGCAGCCGCGTCAGCGCGTGCCTTCCGAAAGCGAACTGGTGAATGAACTGAACGTTAGCCGGATGACCATCAACCGCGCGCTGCGAGAATTGACGCATGAAGGCTATTTAATGCGTTTACAGGGCGTGGGCACCTTTGTGGCGGAGCGGAAAGCGTTTACCCCGATGTTGGAAGTGCATAATATTTCAGATGAAATTAAAAGCCGCGGCCATCGTCACACCAGTCAGGTGCTGTTTTTGCGGCAAGAGCCCTCCAGCGAATCAGACGCGCTGAAATTCGAACTGACCGTCGGCGCGCCGCTCTATCACTCGCGCATCGTGCACTTTGAAGACGGCATCCCGGTTCAGTTGGAAGATCGTCTGGTCAATCCGCAGATCGCCCCGGAATATTTGCAGCAGGATTTTACCCAAAATACCCCGTTCGTTTACCTGAGCCAGGTTGCGCCGCTGACCGCCGCGGAACACACGGTGGAAGCCGTGAGCGGCAGCCCGGAAGAGCAAAAACTCCTGCATATCGCCGCCCACGAACCCTGCCTGCAAATTCAGCGCCGTACCTGGCACCGGGATAGCGTCGTTACCTGCGCCCGACTGCTCTATCCCGGCGCCCGCTATAAAATGTTCGGCCGCTTTCAGCAGAACGGTTGA